In the Kribbella sp. NBC_00482 genome, one interval contains:
- a CDS encoding LacI family DNA-binding transcriptional regulator: protein MSETFPSQPEVSRPTMIDVARRAGVGLGTVSRVVNGGHGVRDETAQRVRAAIDELGFQRNEVARALRPGKKSTSLALVLGDLTNPFYASIAKASLEVAGQSGFAVVLGSVDEDPEGEKRAIQELVSRQVAGLMIVPDQGDHAFLQGAGVPVVFVDRPATGIDADIVMVDNEGGGRIAAEHLLEQGHERIAIILAPSYYTIGRRLRGFRRAHRAAGIEVDESLVIQLPEGNAEAAEKATREVMLRPDPPTAIFSSTNFLTEGVLRALGELGREPAVVGFDDFRLADMLPTPVTVVASDIAELGRSAARLLLDRASGADTRPPQRIVLPCALIERGSGERPPGSAGKRSSR, encoded by the coding sequence GTGTCCGAAACGTTTCCAAGCCAGCCAGAGGTCAGCCGGCCGACGATGATCGACGTCGCCCGGCGGGCCGGTGTCGGCCTCGGCACGGTGTCGCGTGTGGTGAACGGTGGCCACGGCGTCCGCGACGAGACCGCGCAGCGAGTCCGGGCGGCGATCGACGAGCTAGGGTTCCAGCGCAACGAGGTGGCCCGGGCACTGCGGCCGGGCAAGAAGTCGACGAGTCTGGCGCTGGTGCTCGGCGACCTGACCAACCCGTTCTACGCGAGCATCGCGAAGGCGTCGCTCGAAGTCGCCGGGCAGTCCGGTTTCGCCGTCGTCCTGGGCAGTGTGGACGAGGACCCGGAGGGTGAGAAGCGGGCCATCCAGGAGCTGGTCAGCCGGCAGGTGGCCGGTCTGATGATCGTGCCCGACCAGGGCGATCACGCGTTCCTGCAGGGCGCCGGCGTACCGGTCGTGTTCGTCGACCGCCCGGCGACCGGGATCGACGCGGACATCGTGATGGTCGACAACGAGGGCGGCGGCCGGATCGCGGCCGAACACCTGCTGGAGCAGGGCCACGAGCGGATCGCGATCATCCTCGCCCCGTCGTACTACACGATCGGGCGCCGCCTGCGCGGGTTCCGGCGCGCGCATCGGGCTGCGGGGATCGAGGTCGACGAGTCGCTCGTCATCCAGCTCCCCGAGGGCAACGCGGAGGCCGCGGAGAAGGCGACCCGCGAGGTGATGCTGCGGCCCGATCCGCCGACCGCGATCTTCTCCTCGACGAACTTCCTCACCGAGGGTGTGCTGCGTGCTCTTGGTGAGCTCGGCCGGGAGCCGGCGGTGGTCGGGTTCGACGACTTCCGGCTCGCCGACATGCTGCCGACGCCGGTCACGGTCGTTGCCTCCGACATCGCCGAGCTCGGCCGCAGTGCGGCGCGGTTGCTGCTCGATCGCGCGTCGGGTGCGGACACCCGTCCGCCGCAGCGGATCGTGCTGCCGTGCGCGTTGATCGAGCGCGGGTCGGGGGAGCGGCCGCCGGGTTCTGCTGGGAAGAGAAGCAGTCGTTGA